CGGGATTGAAATGAGCTCGCCACTGAGATTCCCTCAACAAACCATGGCGATGCAGAGACGGGCTGGCCACTCCGATGTAACGTCCCCGAAGGCTCATGTAATGGACAGGGATTTGATTATACAGGCAACTGTGGAGCAACTGAGTCGACATCTGGACAGGACCGCAGAGTACAACTTCCTGAAGGTGTTCGAGGGAAACCTCCCCCAGTACCTCACCACCGGGGGCTTTCACCACAATCTGCCGGTCCGACAGACTGAGATAAGCACCCAGTTTATCCACGTACAGGACCTGGTCTTCAAGCCGCCTGGGCAATATGCATTTTGCATTTACCTTTCTGCCACGGATGACTTCTTCCTCTTCGGGCAGGCAAATGGGATAGAGCGAGCAGGCAAAACACTGGTTCCGGTTGGAGACCGGGGGAGGCAGTTCTTCCTTGCGGGCTACGGCCAGGCCGGCCTCTATGGTCTTCAGTGTCTCGTTCCTCAAAGAGGCGTCGAAGGGAACCTCAACACGAGCTTTGGAAGCAATGTAATAAAGGTAGCCCTTTCCGGGATAGGGCAGTCCGTTTTCTTCCATCAGTAATCCCTGAGCACATAGCTGAACGCGATCGTTCAACCAGGGTTCCCTCCCCCGTGGTTTGTAGCCTTTCTTGTACTCGACGGGATAGACTTCCCCGCTGCCGTCCTCTTCCAGCAGGTCGAGCCGCCCGGTAATGCCCAGCCGATCCGATTTCCACATGACGGAACGACGGTGAATGTATTCTTCCTTCTTGACTGCCCGCCCCTCTTTGCCCCTGGCATCTACAACCTCATGCCGAGATCGCCCTTCCTCCGTATGAAGATTGTCTTCAAACATGCCGCGTACAAATTCCAGGTAAAAGCGTCTGGGGCAGTAAACATAGGCATTGAGACAGGATATGGGAATCAGACGTTCTTCCATTTGACGCCTCAAACTTCAAATGAAGGATGAAAATCTTTCAACCTTAGAACTTATCCGTCTCCAAAACTTCACCCCTGCCCTCTCCTTAAAAGGTGCAAAAAACCCTGCGGATAGGCTCTAAGCCAGCTTCTCGATCACCCGGCACATCCCCATGCCCTGTGTCGTTTTGACTCCGATTCCGGAATAGAAGGCAAAACGGAGCAAAGTATGGTAATAACACCGGTCGGCCTCGCTCCCCTTCATGATGAAAGTCAATTTTCCAACGGCTCCAATCACTGTGCCGCTTTTTCGAAGGGCGTACGGTTCGGTGTGGATATCGAGATTTGCGTAGCTCACATCACTATAATCCTGCTTTTCCTGGAATTTGACGGGGGAAAAAAGATTCCACCTCCGCGCCAGGTTGGCGAAAACCAGTGCGGGTTCAGGCAAAGGATAATGCAGATCTCCTCTTTTGAAGGCAGTGGGGCTCAACAGATGCAAAGTCGTTTTACCCGAGCTGCAGGCTTCGGAAAGCAGCTCTTCATAGTCCAACCTTCCGCTCCATATATCGTTCTCCTCTTCTCCCAGAACGATATCCTCCACCTGAAAGAACAATCCGGAAAGATCAAACGGAGCGTCCCAGAATCCCCTGGCTATGGTTTCCAGAAAGACCTCTTCCAGTTCATTGTTGAGTATGGCGACTCGAATGCGGTAGGTTTCGTTTTCAACGATTTTCTCTCTTATCTTTTTGCCCATGACCGGTGAAATGGAAAACGGCGCCATCCCACCGGAATCATGCAGGCCATGCCCGACGGTGGCGTTGCCGGCAGTCATCCGATTCAGAAACACGGGATGAAAGAGGGCGTGAAAAGAACGGGGCACAAGTCCCCCCGTGAGAGAGCGAAGGTTGATGATGGCGGTGACGGGCATGTCAAGACTCCATTTCCAATACCCAAAGGCTTCCCTCGTATTTGACGGAGTTGTTTTCCACAGCGAACCTGCCATCGCTTTTCAGGAACGGTCTGTACTGTAAAATGCGCTCAAATCCTTTCCTGTAGCCTTTCACCAACACGGTAGGAATATCCACGTATCCCAAATCGGCATCGAAATACTTCGATTCAAATTTTTCCCCGATCACACAGAATAAACTGGTTTCATAGGGACTGACCCGCTGCCCCAGAGGATACATGTCCCACGAGCTTCCTTCGCCGGCGTTCAGGTTGTAGTAACCTTTCAGAAGCTCTGCGTGCCATTGCCCGTTCTCTTCAATGGACAAATGATCGCTTACCTTCTCCTTTTTCAATTCTTCCGGCGTCTTACCGATATTGCGAGCCAGGCGGCTGATGCCGATCTGCACAGGGTTGATGGGAGTGTTCGTCTTTTCATGCAAGCCGGTGCATAAAGTGACGGAGGGTTCCCAACACCGCGTGACCAGGATGCCCCGGTCCCAGAGGGGCTTGCTCGTCAGCTCTCCTTCGTAAACATATTCCCACAGCATATCGAAGAGGACCTCCCCCATCCAGTCCCCCTGGACCATGCGGAAATAATTGAAGAGAACGGTCGGATCGAAGCGGTTCCCCATGTTCTTCAGGTCCTCGAGATAACGGTCTGAAAGATTTCCGGGAAGAGAGCAAAGAAAAGGCTTGATCCCATCGCCCACAATCACCAGCTCCGCATCTTCCATTTTTCCCCTGCGATTGAGCCGCCCGGCCAACTGAACCAGGCTGTCTGGGTTGCAGAGTTCCGTGACAATGACATGCGCATCCAGGTCACAACCGGCTTCAATGGCCGAGGTCGCGAGGATCAGAAACCCTTCGCCCTCTCGCTGCCGGGCAATCAGTTTTTGAATGACCGAACTGCGCTGAACGGCGGTGAGCCTTCCATGATAGACGAGAGGGCGGAGATCTTTGAGCTTTCCATAGAGCTGCACAAGGTCCTTCACGAGTTCAGTCCGGACGATGATCCTCTTGGCCGGATCAAAGCGTTTCCTTGTTTCGCGTTCCATGATATTCAGAAACTCTTCGGGATCGCGCGATGTATTGGGGGCCTCTACCAGTTGAAGTCCTTTACGGGCATGAACCATTTTCCGCGTCTCTTTTTGAAAGAGGGCCATTTCTTCTGCAAGGTCCCCCTGAGTTGCATCCACTGTATTCAAGAAATCACCGAATTCCGCCGGCAGGGTGGCGCTCATGACACACAGGTCTTTACCCTTGAGAAACAACGTTTCCAGGAGCTTGCGAAAATTGGAAAAGGCGAGTCCATCGTAATCGTGAGCCTCATCAAAAATGAGAAAGGGGCGTTTACCCAGTGCGGAACCGAAAATGCGGTGGGGAAAAATATAGGATTTGATTTTTTCCCCATATCCGAAAAGCCTGAAAAGGAACTTGTCGAGAGTGGTGACGATGATATCGTCGGCAAAGAGGTGGCGCTGATAATTCTGGTGAAAAGACTCTCCCGACCGGCAAACCGAGCGCCTGCAGCTTCCGCCCATATCCACGGTAATGGTCACTTCACGGGCATTGCCGCGTGAGAGGTTTTCTCCGATTTTTACAACCCGCTGCCCCATGTCTTCAATGAGAGCCTTGGTGGGAAGGACTATGACGACCCTCCTTCCATCCGCCAGCGCGGGAAGCAGAGAGGCTTCCGTTTTGCCCGTACCGGTGCCCGCCCGAATGAGCAGAGCGGGATGCGCATCCTGTTCATAGGCGTTCCACACCGCCTTCTGTAGGGGATTGGGCAGGAAACCAACGGCCTGCCGATAGTATGTTTCAATTTCCATGACGGCGTTCCCTCACAAGCGTGATGGTGATTGCGCTTTCCTCATCGAGAGGAAGATTCTTCAATGCCCGTTCTATCTCTTTGGGTTCTTTCCCTCGAAATTCCTTTTCCGGTAGTTTTTTCAGTCGGACACTCAAAGTGAAACCCTCTTCCCTGAAGGGCCATGGAACGACTCCAAATGTCCTGAAGGCATCGTCCAGCCGTTCCGTGCTGAATTCCATAAACGTGCGGGGAACCGAGTCTTTCTTCTCAACGGATTTTACCGCAAGTTCCGCTTCGAGCTGGTCTGCCATGCACAGGAGATAAAGATCGTCGGGAAACCATGACTTCTCGCTCTCCGAGCCCTGACGCGCTCTTTCGTGATTGACCTGTTCCACGGAGAATTCATGATGAGCCCTTATGAGGCTTGCAATATAGGGATCTTCGTGAGGCACACGGAAACGGTGCCCCGCAAAGCTGTAAAGGAGCCGATGCGTTTTATCGTCCCTGCGAATCCGGAAAGTGTCCCGCTTGCCCAAATCATGGAGTTCCACCGCACGAAAGAGCCGTTCCCTGGTTGCTTCATGAAAATAGTGGGTATCAAATTTCTCCAAAATGCTTCTGCAGTTGCCCACATGGTTTTGGAGCGGCTGTCCGTAAACGGATGAAAGCTCTTCGGCTTCATAGATAAAAAAGATGCGCCCCCAATGATTCATGACTGTCCCTCATGATAGAAAAGTTCGACATCTCCCCTTAAAAAAAGGTCGGGAACGACCGCAGGAAATCCGAACCCGGGTTCCAGCGCCCAGTAAGCCCCCCCGAGGTGATTCACATTCCACCATGCTCCCACTTGAAAAAATCCATCCACTCCGCCTTTTTGCCCGTTCTTCCAAAGGTATTCGTCACTCCAGTGATGGCCGTAAAGTGAATAATAGGTCCCGGAGGAAGGACTGAAAAAAGCGGGCGCCAGACCGGCAGGCCGAAAATCCCCGTCTTGTAAAAACAGTTCACGAGGAGGCTCGATTGCAGCCACATACAGATAGCCTTCCTTTCCCGCCTTGCCGCCGAAGTTTTTCAAGCATCGAAGCCTGTCGAGGTCCCTGCTCTCACGGGCGGCCACCCAACCCTTGAGGTTATCACAAAAAAGATAATCCCAATGGTGCAGCTGGTAATTTTCTTTATGGTCCTCACGAAGGATTTGAGAGAACTGTGCATGTTGAAAATTCTTGGGGCCGTGCCGCCTCGTTTTGTGGATCTTCCATTGGTTGGGTTGGGGGTAGGCCCCAAGAGTCCGGAATTCCTTTCCCAGGGTCAGGGTAAATTCTTTTCCCGGGGGCTTTTCCTTTCCCTTGGCACCGGTTCCAAACCAATCTTCGCCGTATCCGGGCCACTCTCCCCCGTCCTCCCCTTGAGCTCCTTCCGCAATGATCAAAAGCCTCTGAAGAAAGCCGCTCATGGTCGTCGGCGGCATGAAGGGATAGCTCATGATGGGCAGGCTTCCCGAGGGCATTCTTCTGAAGGTCAGCGGACCCGTGGGCTTGAAGGTCATTTCTGTGATCCAGATGGATTCCATGACGGAAAATTCCTCTCTAAGCTTTCAGAAATTTTTCTTCAAACAGAACGGCCGCATCCTGAAGGACTTTGAGGGCGGAAGCCCCGGTACTTCTCCTGAACTTTTCAGGCTGTTCCGAGCGGAAATCTTCGGCCAGCTGCACAAAAGTTTTGACCGCTTCGTCGTTGTCGGTAAGGGACGGGCTCAGGATGGGCCTTTCTCCGAGAGGGACCCGGTATTCATCCACCACCAGCAGAGGCTCCACACCGCCCTCCCATCCACCCCGCGCCAGGGCCACCCCTTTGGGGTTTCCAGCCCCAAGGCGGTTGAGGCTCATGAGAAAGGCATAGGCCACGGTCGTGAATTCCTCCCGGCTTATGGAAAGGCAGTGGTTGCTCACGGGATAAAGAATCCCGGGCTGAGCGTATTCCTTGCGGTAAGGCATGGGGGTGCTGTCCTTTTCCTTGTAAATGAGGGCCGGATGCATGGCACGCTGCTTTTCCAATGCAATCTGTCCGGAAACGGCCACACCCCCCGAATGGGTCAGGCGGCCGATGAAGGTCTTTTCACCTGCTATCAGCCCGCCAAAAACGGCGCAGACCGGGCAGGAATCCTTGCAGCACGTCCCGGGAATACCGCAGGACAACTTGTCCATGAGGAGCTGCCCCCCGGCATCGCTCCAAAGCAGGCACCGTCTTTCCACTCCGCGCCGTTTGGTGGGACTGATGTAACATTTTTCCATCACTCCTTCGGAGGTCTGGACCCGCACTTTTTCGACCATATTGACGTTGACCTCTTTTTCATCCCCGAAATAGAGTTCCTGCGGCGCTTCGAGAATGGCATAAATGTCGTAGTGTTTTCGCGGGCCATCGGTTTTCGGCAATCCGCTCGAAATTTTCTCGGCCTGTTTTTCCGAATTCTTCCCTGCCATGAGTGCCTCCTTGTTTTGCTGCAAATCGAGAATGAGCCGCCTATTGATTGTCCGAACCGAGATGCTGCGGAAACATGCTCCACAATGCCAGCTTCGCCTGGTAGGCAAATGCCCGCCAGTCGGCTTCGTTCTGGTAGGGCTTCTCGCCTTCATTCACCAGAGCGCCGGTCACGCGGGCGATCTGGTCGGGACCGATGAAGATCTTTTCCCCGGCATCCCTGGCCCATGACAACCCATCATTTTCATTGACAATCCTTGCCCCTTCCCTTTTGAGTTCCTCGACGTCCTCGCCGGCCCATCCGAGCAGTTCCAGGGCCTTTTCAAAGAAATACCTGTTGCGTGGCTGACGGCAGAAAATGAAGTCTCGTGCCCCACTCTCCCGGGATGCCGTGTAGGCGTACTGAATGGGACGATCCACTTCCTCCAGAAGTTTACTCACAGCGCGCTTCTTTTCATTGCCCGCTGTTTTGCTGTTTTCCACCCGCTCGGCCAAAGGCAAAAGCAGACCGGCAAAGCCCACTATTTTCGGGTAGTCCGGAATAGGCATGGGTTCCTCCTTCGATAGAATTCTCTCAAATTGTTCCCAAATGTCCTGGATTTGAAACCGCCTCCATGATCTGGAATAGTCTTCGATCACCCCGCCCTTCAGCAGGGTATAAAAGCTCTCAAAGACCTTACCGCGAGAAATGAGGCGCAGGAATCGGCCGAAATGAGGCCTCAGCTTTTTGTCGCTGTAACACCGGTACTCGAACACCTTGTCCCAGTGCACCAGCGCCGAAGTCAGCCACAGTTGCCAGCGGGGCAAGGTGAAAATTTCTTCTCCCGGATAGACTTCCACACTGAACCCCTGGGCGAACAGTTCGGGAGAAAAAGTCAAAGCCATTTTCCACAGCGCATAAGAATAGGCCCCAAAAGTTTGAACCAGCGGCTTCCGGTCCACAGATTCATTGACGTGCAAACTGACGAAACTCCCGGCCGCCACATGCAGCGTTTGAGCGACGTATTTCCTCAATTCCATTTGGACCGCCGGCAGGTCTTTGCTGTCTGGGAGTTCTTTCCGGGCAGGATCGAGAAAGCGGACGGTGAGTGTTTCAGGAGTCAACTTCACGGGGCATAGGAAAACCGTGGCAACGCAACGGGGGCAGAAGCAGGGCTTGTCGTCCTTCAATTTTCCCGACTGCGGCCTTTCGTCCGCATCTTTGACGAAAACCGCCAGGCGTTTATAGCTGTCGTTTTTGGGGAGAATCTCTCCACAGGCAAGGCAGGCAACCTCTTTCGCATCCCTACCTGAAAAAAAGTCCCCTCCTTTTACAAACTTGTCTGATTTCGGCTCAGGAAAAACAACCTGCGCATAACTCCCTTTTTCTAAAACTCCCTTTAAGGAGTCTATAGCCGATGGAATGCTTTTTTCCTTGAAAAGTTTTTTTCGGTTGCTGCCGGTTTGGTAATAGTGGATGAGAAATTTGGCCATATCTGCCGAAAGAATGGGGACTTCCTCTCTTCCCCACGCCTTAGCCTGGTTCTTGAACAGGGTTTTATGGTTCAAATAGATTTCCACCGATTTTTTCAAATGTTCCCGCGAAGCGAGTTTCTCCCAGAATGCGGCCCACAACTCTTTGATTGTCGCTTTCAGTTCACCGCAACTGTCGGCCTTGCCCCCTTCATCCGATTTCGCAATTACCTTGAACTGATTTCCTGAAAGGATCGCCCAGAAGGACCTCTCACACAGGAATGCGCTGAACTCTTCCCAGAACCAGTCGTAACCGAGGGCCATCTGAGGTTCTCCCGGACGCGCCGGCAGGGGAAAGATGGCATATTTTCCGCGTATTTTTCCCGTATCGTCTTTGACAGTGCCGTCGCCCTCTTCTGAAAAAACAGGCGGCTTCCATTCCACGAGTTCCGGAGCAAAAGAGAGTCGTCTCAGTTCTTTCAGTTTCCGTGAGGCATTAAGGTATGTTTTGAGTTCGGGCTGAAATGCATCTCTATTCTTGGCAGAAACCAGTGCGCTCAGTTCGAAATCGCTCAGCAGAACGAAGTATTCCGACAAAAACTCATTCATGTCGCCGACTCCTCAAAAATTTCAGAAGGAATTTTAAGACAGCCTCTCAGAGAAAAGGAATGTGATAACCGGTTTTGATCCTCGTTCCGTCCGTATGACGTGCTTCAATCCCGCGAATGCAAACTCACCCATACAACTCGGACATTTTCTTCACCGATTCCCTCGCCTCTTCTCGCAGCCAGGCCGGTTCTACAATCTCCGCATCGGCGCCCCATCCCATCGCCCACCAGAGGACTTCCCGGGGTTCAGCCACTTCCACGGTGAGAAGGATGCCTCCATCCCCGGAAGGAACAATTTTTTGGGAATGGTGCCAGAGAGATTCTTCGATATAAGGCCTGGCATGAGCATTGAAACGCACCGCTACTCTTTGAGGCTCTTCCCCTCCGAAGACCGAAAAGACGGACCGGTTGCGTTTTGCGAAGTCATAGCCCTCCAGCCTTTGAAAATGCATCGCCGTAAATTCCACTTTTCGCATACGGCTGACCCGGTAAGTTCTTATTTCCTTTGACTTCACAGAGAATGCTTCCAGGTAAAGAGATCTTTTTCTGAAGAAAATGGAATAGGGATCTATTTCATATTCGCTGGTCTCGGACTCGGAAGGTTTCTGATATCGGATACGGACACGGCGGCTCTCGGAAATCGCCAGTTGAAGTTTTTCAAGAACAGCGGCGTCACAACCAAAACCTTCTCGAAACACCAGGTCGTCAAAAAGATTGGAGACTGATTCGCGCAGAGGGCCCTGGAGGCCGCTGATGAGTTTTCGGGCCGCGAGGAATCCGTGGTAGCTGAGAAAATAATCTCCTGTTGTGGAGAGCTGGCGGACCGCCATGATCAGGGCAAACCTCTCGCTCAAACTGAGGTCTTCGGCTGGAAGGTAACAGTCCTGATCGATAACGAAACAGTCATTTTTTCGGTCATGATGAAATTGGAATCCAAGCCCTTTCAGGAACTCCCGGTCCTTGTAAAACTGAGCCCTGCTGACACCCACCCTGGCAATGAGATCTTGAAGAGACTGCCGGGGCTGGCATTTGATCTCTATAGCCAGTTTTAATATGCGCTGTAATCTAGATGTATACTTTCTCATGATATTCGACATCCTTCGAGCGCATTTGTAATACTCCCACCGCGAAAACTCAAATCCTTTATGGGCTTACGTCTACAAGTGGATAGACACACGTAAAGATATATTGAAACGCTTATATACGGATTATATACGGACTACGAAGGCAGGAACGCAGCTTCTCGCTACAGTCGTTTCAGAAGTGCG
This region of Desulforhabdus amnigena genomic DNA includes:
- a CDS encoding helix-turn-helix transcriptional regulator, yielding MRKYTSRLQRILKLAIEIKCQPRQSLQDLIARVGVSRAQFYKDREFLKGLGFQFHHDRKNDCFVIDQDCYLPAEDLSLSERFALIMAVRQLSTTGDYFLSYHGFLAARKLISGLQGPLRESVSNLFDDLVFREGFGCDAAVLEKLQLAISESRRVRIRYQKPSESETSEYEIDPYSIFFRKRSLYLEAFSVKSKEIRTYRVSRMRKVEFTAMHFQRLEGYDFAKRNRSVFSVFGGEEPQRVAVRFNAHARPYIEESLWHHSQKIVPSGDGGILLTVEVAEPREVLWWAMGWGADAEIVEPAWLREEARESVKKMSELYG
- the cas3 gene encoding CRISPR-associated helicase Cas3', which encodes MEIETYYRQAVGFLPNPLQKAVWNAYEQDAHPALLIRAGTGTGKTEASLLPALADGRRVVIVLPTKALIEDMGQRVVKIGENLSRGNAREVTITVDMGGSCRRSVCRSGESFHQNYQRHLFADDIIVTTLDKFLFRLFGYGEKIKSYIFPHRIFGSALGKRPFLIFDEAHDYDGLAFSNFRKLLETLFLKGKDLCVMSATLPAEFGDFLNTVDATQGDLAEEMALFQKETRKMVHARKGLQLVEAPNTSRDPEEFLNIMERETRKRFDPAKRIIVRTELVKDLVQLYGKLKDLRPLVYHGRLTAVQRSSVIQKLIARQREGEGFLILATSAIEAGCDLDAHVIVTELCNPDSLVQLAGRLNRRGKMEDAELVIVGDGIKPFLCSLPGNLSDRYLEDLKNMGNRFDPTVLFNYFRMVQGDWMGEVLFDMLWEYVYEGELTSKPLWDRGILVTRCWEPSVTLCTGLHEKTNTPINPVQIGISRLARNIGKTPEELKKEKVSDHLSIEENGQWHAELLKGYYNLNAGEGSSWDMYPLGQRVSPYETSLFCVIGEKFESKYFDADLGYVDIPTVLVKGYRKGFERILQYRPFLKSDGRFAVENNSVKYEGSLWVLEMES
- the cas4g/cas1g gene encoding CRISPR-associated endonuclease Cas4g/Cas1g produces the protein MEERLIPISCLNAYVYCPRRFYLEFVRGMFEDNLHTEEGRSRHEVVDARGKEGRAVKKEEYIHRRSVMWKSDRLGITGRLDLLEEDGSGEVYPVEYKKGYKPRGREPWLNDRVQLCAQGLLMEENGLPYPGKGYLYYIASKARVEVPFDASLRNETLKTIEAGLAVARKEELPPPVSNRNQCFACSLYPICLPEEEEVIRGRKVNAKCILPRRLEDQVLYVDKLGAYLSLSDRQIVVKAPGGEVLGEVSLEHLQEVVLCGPVQMSTQLLHSCLYNQIPVHYMSLRGRYIGVASPSLHRHGLLRESQWRAHFNPAFSLKIAQNIVQAKLASSRTLLMRYLRDQKKEPEDSQLIDQLKRLIRQTETALDLDSLRGFEGMGGKLYFQQFQRFIKPVQQELFAFDGRVKRPPNNPVNALLSFGYSLLAKDCVGAALRVGLDPYCGYYHIMKYGRPSLALDIMEYFRQPIVDSMVITAINNGVFSAKDFLIYQGTCYLNERGRKKFIGQYEMRKKDHVTHPLFQYRMSYERTIELQYRILGKYLLGDIEEYTGFRIR
- the cas6 gene encoding CRISPR-associated endoribonuclease Cas6, with amino-acid sequence MPVTAIINLRSLTGGLVPRSFHALFHPVFLNRMTAGNATVGHGLHDSGGMAPFSISPVMGKKIREKIVENETYRIRVAILNNELEEVFLETIARGFWDAPFDLSGLFFQVEDIVLGEEENDIWSGRLDYEELLSEACSSGKTTLHLLSPTAFKRGDLHYPLPEPALVFANLARRWNLFSPVKFQEKQDYSDVSYANLDIHTEPYALRKSGTVIGAVGKLTFIMKGSEADRCYYHTLLRFAFYSGIGVKTTQGMGMCRVIEKLA